The following coding sequences lie in one Lolium perenne isolate Kyuss_39 chromosome 2, Kyuss_2.0, whole genome shotgun sequence genomic window:
- the LOC127332921 gene encoding hypothetical protein At1g04090-like encodes MRRSKSCLGCVPRTRSLAALPVERSFALPAPMQSWPSSDGGFAKGVVDLGGLEARQVTMFAKVWSTAQGGQDGLGATFFQPSPVPAGFRALGHYAQPNNRPLFGHVLVVRDASGTGALLVSPLDYTLVWSSGQDGGAGFFWLPMAPDGYKAVGIAVTTTKDKPPLDEVVCVRADFTDACEDEESVWSSDKDGFSATALRPAVRGIDARGVHAGTFGVHVQISSTAATTTLACLKNNSGAYTSCMPDLAQLHALLVAYSPQVYLHPNDPYMPSSVPWYFENGALLYQNGSQTAPTPVVADGSNLPQGGGNDGAYWLDLPVDKGQRKRVKKGDLAGAKAYVQAKPMLGGTATDLALWFFYPFNGPARAKVGPLTIPLGMIGEHVGDWEHVTLRVSNFSGDLLRVYLSQHSTGTWMEASQLEYLGNRPVVYASRSGHAFYPKEGLVLQGDSKLGIGIRNDCAKGSMMDTGGERCEVVSAEYLGAGKVVKPAWLGFERGWGPKEEYDIGREINRAARILPRKMRERLGQLVKELLVGEGPTGPKMKGSWRNDERDPKT; translated from the exons ATGCGAAGGAGCAAGTCGTGCTTGGGTTGTGTGCCTAGGACTAGGAGCCTGGCGGCGCTGCCAGTGGAAAGGTCCTTTGCTCTTCCGGCTCCGATGCAGTCGTGGCCGTCGTCAG ATGGAGGGTTTGCAAAGGGCGTGGTAGATCTCGGAGGCCTGGAGGCACGTCAAGTCACCATGTTCGCCAAGGTCTGGTCCACGGCGCAGGGTGGCCAAGACGGCCTCGGCGCAACGTTCTTCCAGCCGTCGCCGGTACCGGCCGGATTCCGCGCTCTCGGTCACTACGCGCAGCCCAACAATCGGCCGCTCTTTGGCCACGTCCTCGTCGTCCGGGACGCGTCCGGCACCGGAGCACTCCTAGTCTCGCCGTTGGACTACACTCTCGTCTGGTCCAGCGGTCAGGATGGTGGTGCCGGCTTCTTCTGGCTCCCCATGGCCCCGGACGGCTACAAGGCGGTGGGCATAGCGGTCACGACGACCAAGGATAAGCCGCCGCTCGACGAGGTCGTGTGCGTCCGTGCCGACTTCACCGACGCGTGCGAGGACGAGGAGTCGGTGTGGAGCAGCGACAAGGACGGGTTCAGCGCAACTGCCCTAAGGCCGgcggttcgtggcatcgatgcccGGGGCGTGCACGCCGGCACGTTCGGAGTCCACGTACAGATCAGCAGCAccgcggcgacgacgaccttgGCGTGTCTCAAGAACAACAGCGGGGCTTACACGTCATGCATGCCCGACCTGGCTCAGCTGCATGCCCTTCTGGTGGCCTACTCGCCGCAGGTGTACCTGCACCCCAACGACCCGTACATGCCTTCGTCGGTGCCGTGGTACTTCGAGAACGGCGCTCTGCTGTACCAGAACGGCAGCCAGACTGCACCGACGCCCGTGGTCGCCGACGGGTCGAACCTCCCGCAGGGCGGCGGCAACGACGGCGCGTACTGGCTCGATCTGCCGGTGGATAAAGGCCAGAGGAAGAGGGTCAAGAAGGGCGACCTCGCCGGCGCGAAAGCCTACGTGCAGGCGAAGCCGATGCTGGGAGGGACGGCGACGGACCTTGCCTTGTGGTTCTTCTACCCATTTAATGGGCCAGCTCGGGCCAAGGTTGGCCCCCTCACAATCCCGCTCGGTATGATCGGCGAGCACGTCGGCGACTGGGAGCACGTGACGCTGCGCGTGAGCAACTTCTCTGGCGACCTGCTCCGGGTGTACTTATCGCAGCACAGCACGGGCACCTGGATGGAGGCATCGCAGCTCGAGTACCTCGGCAACAGGCCGGTGGTGTATGCGTCGCGGAGCGGGCACGCGTTCTACCCCAAGGAGGGGCTGGTGCTGCAGGGCGACTCGAAGCTGGGGATCGGGATACGGAACGACTGCGCCAAGGGGAGCATGATGGACACCGGCGGTGAGCGGTGCGAGGTGGTATCAGCGGAGTACCTCGGCGCAGGAAAGGTGGTCAAACCGGCGTGGCTTGGATTCGAGAGGGGATGGGGGCCGAAGGAGGAGTATGACATCGGGCGCGAGATCAACCGTGCGGCGAGGATCCTGCCGCGCAAGATGAGGGAGCGGCTTGGCCAGCTGGTGAAGGAGCTGCTCGTCGGAGAAGGGCCGACAGGGCCAAAGATGAAGGGAAGCTGGAGAAATGATGAGAGGGATCCTAAAACCTAA